A portion of the Oncorhynchus clarkii lewisi isolate Uvic-CL-2024 chromosome 27, UVic_Ocla_1.0, whole genome shotgun sequence genome contains these proteins:
- the LOC139385873 gene encoding nascent polypeptide-associated complex subunit alpha, muscle-specific form-like isoform X2 produces the protein MNTIEEDANQSPQSSSTPQRRPRRAFPCFWRGTCPTAAAGGSLLQLKTWKQHFMVRGVRMLLKGFLLSCFLVVPRSVGAERFGVFLMESKHAFVCFPQTIPIVSLNPVSSKAGSEGELCPGADSLGFSGSTKTLASSVMEVEAEAERPDPCLGLEDEDLSPLSLPPTLSITEEIMQFINQSRVREGMAELKHDIDSPLDESLEDQTTEPPPCPVAQQGNDQPQPSPTKESYKSQDPHPNSPEEITVQLEGSRTKMEDQTLPPRLSSESSEEGGCEGGESTPLPSDVKEEMPQEESTSAKETETVEERTASEVEDEQTVKTATPLSTVSLPDKREREKELCFDLPNEDKCSEAPISHLSVPEDTVQSPLAPKKETQLTKSDRQIIEKIRSYYEAAEAEAGDAGEGDSIPTPRRNSFSLIIPTGLVKDSVSRFAVFGHQDSLCDSESGRSDGGAEPEPELELPDQGEGALSPDCSSTSAADSQEDHSQEPGQGEPAVEECSRFEPGSELLPYKELMKEWKEKEKVGAAVSTEKEITLNLLTDINKEPSCSNEAAKVITGDQQVINGHGDPSDLDSEPKEAQKDSTVPPLTGLHNSKTAPVSQAGLGRIRDRSSLTENLEGLPSQIKVGRWSRHCKMVSSSQTLYEGAAVADVAGIGLFEASPGDPCLVENSERILSKVQMLARMYSAKASIMKVPLHHKRVCVGRAPWTGTTRHSVPPQAQPPQQHHGEKITIKRAQSHSTGCQEITSVSSEPQLFGHILVSEQLSPTYRQQENSYVLAGPRDSVSNLGSTSITSPPSSPLTTPPKNPQVGPEEVVTTNVEAKLMENQSEEVISEAEMQRPHSKKGFPVQEGPIQGVRFEVPADGHPGTPEMSVNLSRTQAEQKGHHLYSIREDPSLGTATSLAGPCGNKDRFPGVGAAEELMNTIQQQAPTEPETSQLVKPDEDNLNTKIMTPYVASGAERGSSPQVAPGHQSKAESTKEKPRDATLDDRDVSPASSKISPHSSDTSPTQQRSISGLTEGSNPLVQHPTQSPMTEPMQATHTSGQRVKESQVPEDSKEKEGGMVPHPWSSLQSPAPIPPPGVQSSDCLPKFTSQRPPNLHLPTSMGRRSLPINWNGSNNATLPSQRLPPAPLKSREPGQDPSAPSIHASGLSPIRQPSSQSSLERSATLPPGICHPMDAKPPSAFSPSLHHRSPSPIRGLPCSSPTPSALTKSLAAFCISQSISQSLAKNNARLQDQATPSPGSPAPLAPAPTASPLRMRSPSPKLTSGPSGPPLSPPSPLRSTSLRSSPCASPSPALSPPPYRSQHSVSPAPPVSLHHTASSSASPRPRPVALAQPCHIGLNGNSNNNNNTTNGGLAVNHRKPPLASTNSIPHPHDSHWSGSAHTSNRVARPFSASEPSSRVQSPSPSPSPFSRICSPPPVQNHTGPLMNKPPNPRSTRAGGASPFNHLGLSLELPRTSSACSSGITSPCITSPPPIGVPANVWGVAAPQPRHAKLAFPSSSIASPTWRGGLSPTPSIQRSYSTTSPPPSGFSSCSPNPSQNLRRTKGSSLPFLSLADRPPSPVRNGRRSWVESGRRRAVGAEQESGLMSPRGGSYSNSDSYSGSNSGSPSCLSPCTLSPVRLAPGKSNHGGQHFTSIAWPDVRELLTKYDSGDSPDRSAPTSPVWPQDEWGDPDLEEDSCRSRLICPYVPRASPAPDMGAPIQCPHRSEPKPEDASSMQAARRTLKTSYATTVNLQIAGSGRITSFSNTQVSLSQTLAPVVDSQGRRRVSINACNLTLPVPQNCNRL, from the exons ATGAATACCATCGAGGAAGACGCCAATCAG agCCCCCAGAGTTCATCTACACCCCAGAGAAGGCCAAGAAGAGCCTTCCCCTGCTTCTGGAGGGGAACCTGTCCTACCGCCGCGGCAGGAGGCAGTCTG CTCCAACTAAAGACTTGGAAACAGCATTTCATGGTGAGAGGGGTGAGAATGCTTCTTAAAGGATTTTTGTTATCTTGTTTCCTGGTAGTGCCTCGGTCAGTCGGGGCTGAAAGATTTGGTGTGTTTTTAATGGAAAGTAAACACGCATTTGTTTGTTTCCCACAAACCATTCCTATCGTCTCATTGAATCCAGTCTCTTCAAAG GCTGGCAGCGAGGGGGAGCTGTGTCCTGGGGCAGATAGCCTGGGATTCTCAGGCAGCACCAAAACCCTGGCCTCCTCTGTGATGGAGGTGGAAGCTGAGGCAGAGCGGCCGGACCCCTGCCTGGGCCTGGAAGATGAGGATCTATCCCCCCTGAGCCTCCCGCCCACCCTCTCCATCACCGAGGAGATCATGCAGTTCATTAACCAGAGCCGCGTGCGAGAGGGAATGGCCGAACTCAAGCATGACATA GATTCACCCCTGGATGAGTCTCTGGAGGACCAAACAACTGAGCCACCTCCATGTCCAGTTGCTCAGCAAGGAAATGACCAGCCGCAGCCTTCCCCTACAAAGGAGTCTTACAAGTCGCAAGACCCCCATCCCAATAGTCCAGAGGAGATAACAGTGCAACTGGAGGGGAGCAGAACCAAAATGGAAGACCAAACTCTTCCACCCCGTCTGTCCAGTGAGTCCTCAGAGGAGGGAGGTTGTGAAggtggagagtcaacacctttgCCATCTGATGTCAAAGAGGAGATGCCTCAGGAGGAGAGCACATCAGCCAAAGAAACCGAGACAGTTGAGGAAAGAACTGCATCAGAGGTGGAGGACGAGCAAACGGTCAAAACCGCGACACCTCTCTCTACTGTAAGCCTCCCTGacaaaagggagagggagaaagaactcTGCTTTGACCTCCCCAACGAGGACAAATGCTCAGAAGCTCCAATCTCTCATCTCTCCGTCCCAGAGGACACTGTACAGAGTCCTCTGGCGCCCAAGAAAGAGACCCAGCTCACCAAGTCCGACAGGCAGATCATCGAGAAGATCCGCAGCTACTACGAGGCAGCTGAGGCCGAGGCAGGAGATGCAGGAGAAGGTGACAGCATCCCCACCCCCAGGAGAAACAGcttctccctcatcatccccACCGGCCTGGTCAAAGACTCTGTGTCCCGCTTTGCTGTCTTTGGCCACCAGGACAGCTTGTGTGACTCGGAGAGCGGGCGCTCCGATGGGGGGGCAGAACCAGAGCCTGAGTTAGAGCTGCCTGACCAGGGAGAGGGAGCCCTCAGTCCAGATTGTTCCTCCACTTCTGCTGCTGATTCCCAGGAAGATCACAGCCAGGAACCAGGTCAGGGTGAGCCTGCTGTGGAGGAATGTAGCAGGTTTGAGCCAGGGAGCGAGCTCCTCCCCTACAAAGAGTTGATGAAGGagtggaaagagaaggagaaagtagGAGCCGCTGTTAGTACAGAGAAGGAAATCACACTTAACCTGTTAACAGACATAAACAAAGAGCCCTCATGCAGTAATGAAGCAGCCAAAGTGATCACAGGAGACCAGCAAGTAATCAACGGTCACGGTGATCCAAGTGATCTGGACTCAGAACCTAAAGAGGCCCAGAAAGACTCCACTGTCCCTCCACTTACAGGCCTCCACAACAGTAAGACCGCCCCAGTGTCCCAGGCTGGGTTGGGAAGAATCAGAGACAGGAGCTCCCTCACTGAGAACCTAGAGGGCCTACCCAGCCAGATCAAGGTGGGCCGCTGGTCCCGCCACTGTAAGATGGTGTCCTCCAGCCAGACCCTGTACGAGGGGGCAGCGGTCGCAGACGTGGCAGGGATAGGCCTGTTCGAGGCCAGCCCCGGTGATCCATGTCTGGTGGAGAACTCGGAGAGGATCCTCAGTAAGGTTCAAATGCTGGCTCGCATGTACAGCGCCAAGGCCAGCATCATGAAGGTGCCTCTTCACCAcaagagggtgtgtgtgggtcGTGCACCGTGGACCGGCACCACCAGGCACAGTGTCCCTCCTCAGGCCCAGCCACCACAGCAGCATCATGGGGAGAAGATTACAATAAAGAGAGCTCAGAGCCATTCCACTG GTTGCCAGGAGATTACTTCAGTCTCTTCAGAACCCCAGCTCTTTGGCCACATCCTTGTCAGTGAACAGCTGTCCCCCACCTACCGCCAGCAGGAGAATAGCTACGTCCTGGCCGGACCCAGGGACAGTGTTTCCAACCTGGGATCCACGTCCATtacctctccaccctcctcccctctgacCACCCCACCAAAAAACCCTCAGGTTGGGCCTGAGGAGGTAGTGACGACTAATGTGGAGGCGAAGCTTATGGAGAACCAATCTGAGGAAGTAATCTCAGAAGCTGAGATGCAGAGGCCTCACTCCAAGAAGGGCTTCCCAGTCCAGGAAGGCCCCATCCAAGGGGTAAGGTTTGAGGTTCCAGCTGATGGTCATCCAGGGACACCAGAGATGTCTGTGAATCTCAGCAGGACTCAGGCAGAGCAGAAAGGACATCATCTGTACTCCATCAGGGAAGATCCTTCTCTGGGGACAGCAACCTCTTTAGCAGGCCCATGTGGGAACAAGGACAGGTTTCCAGGGGTTGGCGCTGCAGAGGAACTGATGAATACCATCCAACAGCAGGCTCCAACTGAACCAGAGACAAGCCAGTTGGTGAAGCCAGACGAAGACAATTTAAACACCAAGATAATGACGCCTTATGTGGCCAGTGGGGCTGAGAGGGGGAGTTCACCCCAGGTGGCCCCTGGTCATCAAAGTAAAGCTGAATCCACCAAAGAGAAACCACGAGATGCCACTCTAGATGATCGGGATGTTTCGCCTGCATCGTCAAAGATTTCCCCTCACAGCTCCGACACGTCTCCCACACAACAGAGGTCCATCTCTGGACTAACTGAGGGGTCAAACCCCTTAGTGCAGCATCCCACTCAGTCACCTATGACTGAACCCATGCAAGCAACACATACATCTGGTCAGAGAGTCAAGGAGAGTCAAGTCCCAGAGGATTCCAAAGAAAAAGAGGGGGGCATGGTTCCCCATCCGTGGTCATCGCTCCAAAGCCCGGCGCCTATACCTCCACCAGGGGTGCAGTCCTCTGACTGTTTGCCTAAGTTCACCAGCCAAAGACCACCCAACCTGCACCTGCCCACTAGCATGGGTAGAAGGAGCCTTCCTATCAATTGGAACGGATCAAACAACGCCACACTCCCCAGCCAAAG ACTACCACCTGCTCCACTGAAGTCCAGAGAGCCAGGCCAGGATCCTTCAGCCCCATCCATCCATGCCTCTGGGTTGTCCCCCATCAGACAGCCTTCCTCCCAGTCTTCACTGGAGAGATCAGCCACCCTGCCTCCAGGTATTTGCCATCCCATGGATGCCAAGCCCCCCTCcgccttcagccccagtctccaccatcgctctccctctccaatCAGGGgactcccctgctcctctcccaccccttctGCCTTGACCAAGTCCCTGGCCGCCTTCTGCATCAGCCAGTCCATCAGCCAGAGTCTGGCCAAGAACAACGCTCGCCTCCAGGACCAGGCCACCCCTTCCCCAGGTAGTCCAGCGCCTCTGGCTCCCGCTCCCACTGCCTCCCCACTCAGGATGAGGTCTCCCTCCCCCAAACTCACCTCTGGCCCTAGTGGCCCCCCTCTGAGTCCCCCTTCCCCACTCCGGTCTACTTCACTTCGCTCCAGTCCATGCgcatccccatccccagccctgTCCCCCCCACCATACCGCAGCCAGCACTCAGTCTCCCCAGCCCCCCCAGTCAGCCTGCATCACACTGCCTCTTCCTCTGCCTCCCCCCGGCCCAGGCCTGTTGCCCTAGCCCAGCCATGTCATATTGGTTTGAATGgaaatagcaacaacaacaacaacaccactaaCGGAGGATTGGCCGTGAATCACCGGAAGCCACCGTTAGCGAGTACCAATAGTATACCCCATCCCCATGATTCTCACTGGAGTGGTTCTGCTCACACTTCCAACAGAGTGGCAAGGCCCTTCTCTGCCTCGGAGCCCAGCTCACGAGTGcagtccccctctccctccccatctccattCAGCAGGATCTGCTCCCCACCCCCTGTCCAGAATCATACAGGCCCTCTGATGAACAAGCCCCCCAACCCTAGAAGCACCCGGGCAGGAGGGGCTAGCCCCTTCAACCACCTGGGCCTCTCCCTAGAGCTCCCCAGGACCTCCTCAGCCTGCTCCTCAGGCATCACCTCCCCTTGTATTACCTCCCCACCGCCCATCGGGGTTCCTGCCAATGTGTGGGGAGTCGCCGCTCCTCAGCCGCGGCATGCCAAATTGGcattcccttcctcctccatAGCCTCACCCACATGGAGAGGTGGCTTATCCCCCACCCCCTCCATTCAGAGAAGCTACAGCAccacctcccctcccccatctgGTTTCTCCTCATGCTCTCCAAACCCTTCTCAGAACCTGCGGAGGACCAAGGGGAGCAGCCTGCCCTTCCTCAGCCTGGCTGACCGACCACCCAGCCCAGtcaggaatgggagaaggtcatgggTAGAGAGCGGAAGGCGCAGGGCGGTGGGTGCGGAGCAGGAATCTGGGCTGATGAGTCCCCGAGGGGGATCCTACTCCAACAGTGACTCCTACAGCGGCTCCAACAGCGGCTCCCCATCCTGCCTCAGCCCCTGCACCTTGTCCCCTGTCAGACTGGCCCCTGGGAAGAGCAACCACGGCGGGCAACACTTCACCAGCATTGCCTGGCCCGACGTACGAGAACTCCTGACCAAGTATGACAGTGGAGACAGCCCTGACCGGAGCGCTCCGACTTCCCCTGTCTGGCCTCAGGATGAGTGGGGTGACCCAGACCTTGAGGAGGACAGTTGCCGGAGCCGCCTGATCTGTCCCTATGTGCCTCGGGCCTCCCCAGCCCCAGACATGGGCGCACCCATCCAGTGCCCTCACAGGAGTGAGCCAAAGCCAGAGGACGCCTCCTCAATGCAGGCAGCCAGAAGGACTCTAAAGACTAGCTATGCTACCACTGTGAACCTGCAGATTGCTGGCAGTGGGCGAATCACTTCCTTCAGCAACACCCAGGTGAGCTTGAGCCAGACCTTAGCCCCTGTGGTAGACAGCCAGGGCAGACGGAGAGTCAGCATCAATGCCTGCAACCTCACCCTTCCTGTTCCCCAGAACTGCAACAGGCTGTGA
- the LOC139385873 gene encoding nascent polypeptide-associated complex subunit alpha, muscle-specific form-like isoform X1, with product MNTIEEDANQSPQSSSTPQRRPRRAFPCFWRGTCPTAAAGGSLLQLKTWKQHFMVRGVRMLLKGFLLSCFLVVPRSVGAERFGVFLMESKHAFVCFPQTIPIVSLNPVSSKAGSEGELCPGADSLGFSGSTKTLASSVMEVEAEAERPDPCLGLEDEDLSPLSLPPTLSITEEIMQFINQSRVREGMAELKHDIVWDSPLDESLEDQTTEPPPCPVAQQGNDQPQPSPTKESYKSQDPHPNSPEEITVQLEGSRTKMEDQTLPPRLSSESSEEGGCEGGESTPLPSDVKEEMPQEESTSAKETETVEERTASEVEDEQTVKTATPLSTVSLPDKREREKELCFDLPNEDKCSEAPISHLSVPEDTVQSPLAPKKETQLTKSDRQIIEKIRSYYEAAEAEAGDAGEGDSIPTPRRNSFSLIIPTGLVKDSVSRFAVFGHQDSLCDSESGRSDGGAEPEPELELPDQGEGALSPDCSSTSAADSQEDHSQEPGQGEPAVEECSRFEPGSELLPYKELMKEWKEKEKVGAAVSTEKEITLNLLTDINKEPSCSNEAAKVITGDQQVINGHGDPSDLDSEPKEAQKDSTVPPLTGLHNSKTAPVSQAGLGRIRDRSSLTENLEGLPSQIKVGRWSRHCKMVSSSQTLYEGAAVADVAGIGLFEASPGDPCLVENSERILSKVQMLARMYSAKASIMKVPLHHKRVCVGRAPWTGTTRHSVPPQAQPPQQHHGEKITIKRAQSHSTGCQEITSVSSEPQLFGHILVSEQLSPTYRQQENSYVLAGPRDSVSNLGSTSITSPPSSPLTTPPKNPQVGPEEVVTTNVEAKLMENQSEEVISEAEMQRPHSKKGFPVQEGPIQGVRFEVPADGHPGTPEMSVNLSRTQAEQKGHHLYSIREDPSLGTATSLAGPCGNKDRFPGVGAAEELMNTIQQQAPTEPETSQLVKPDEDNLNTKIMTPYVASGAERGSSPQVAPGHQSKAESTKEKPRDATLDDRDVSPASSKISPHSSDTSPTQQRSISGLTEGSNPLVQHPTQSPMTEPMQATHTSGQRVKESQVPEDSKEKEGGMVPHPWSSLQSPAPIPPPGVQSSDCLPKFTSQRPPNLHLPTSMGRRSLPINWNGSNNATLPSQRLPPAPLKSREPGQDPSAPSIHASGLSPIRQPSSQSSLERSATLPPGICHPMDAKPPSAFSPSLHHRSPSPIRGLPCSSPTPSALTKSLAAFCISQSISQSLAKNNARLQDQATPSPGSPAPLAPAPTASPLRMRSPSPKLTSGPSGPPLSPPSPLRSTSLRSSPCASPSPALSPPPYRSQHSVSPAPPVSLHHTASSSASPRPRPVALAQPCHIGLNGNSNNNNNTTNGGLAVNHRKPPLASTNSIPHPHDSHWSGSAHTSNRVARPFSASEPSSRVQSPSPSPSPFSRICSPPPVQNHTGPLMNKPPNPRSTRAGGASPFNHLGLSLELPRTSSACSSGITSPCITSPPPIGVPANVWGVAAPQPRHAKLAFPSSSIASPTWRGGLSPTPSIQRSYSTTSPPPSGFSSCSPNPSQNLRRTKGSSLPFLSLADRPPSPVRNGRRSWVESGRRRAVGAEQESGLMSPRGGSYSNSDSYSGSNSGSPSCLSPCTLSPVRLAPGKSNHGGQHFTSIAWPDVRELLTKYDSGDSPDRSAPTSPVWPQDEWGDPDLEEDSCRSRLICPYVPRASPAPDMGAPIQCPHRSEPKPEDASSMQAARRTLKTSYATTVNLQIAGSGRITSFSNTQVSLSQTLAPVVDSQGRRRVSINACNLTLPVPQNCNRL from the exons ATGAATACCATCGAGGAAGACGCCAATCAG agCCCCCAGAGTTCATCTACACCCCAGAGAAGGCCAAGAAGAGCCTTCCCCTGCTTCTGGAGGGGAACCTGTCCTACCGCCGCGGCAGGAGGCAGTCTG CTCCAACTAAAGACTTGGAAACAGCATTTCATGGTGAGAGGGGTGAGAATGCTTCTTAAAGGATTTTTGTTATCTTGTTTCCTGGTAGTGCCTCGGTCAGTCGGGGCTGAAAGATTTGGTGTGTTTTTAATGGAAAGTAAACACGCATTTGTTTGTTTCCCACAAACCATTCCTATCGTCTCATTGAATCCAGTCTCTTCAAAG GCTGGCAGCGAGGGGGAGCTGTGTCCTGGGGCAGATAGCCTGGGATTCTCAGGCAGCACCAAAACCCTGGCCTCCTCTGTGATGGAGGTGGAAGCTGAGGCAGAGCGGCCGGACCCCTGCCTGGGCCTGGAAGATGAGGATCTATCCCCCCTGAGCCTCCCGCCCACCCTCTCCATCACCGAGGAGATCATGCAGTTCATTAACCAGAGCCGCGTGCGAGAGGGAATGGCCGAACTCAAGCATGACATAGTATGG GATTCACCCCTGGATGAGTCTCTGGAGGACCAAACAACTGAGCCACCTCCATGTCCAGTTGCTCAGCAAGGAAATGACCAGCCGCAGCCTTCCCCTACAAAGGAGTCTTACAAGTCGCAAGACCCCCATCCCAATAGTCCAGAGGAGATAACAGTGCAACTGGAGGGGAGCAGAACCAAAATGGAAGACCAAACTCTTCCACCCCGTCTGTCCAGTGAGTCCTCAGAGGAGGGAGGTTGTGAAggtggagagtcaacacctttgCCATCTGATGTCAAAGAGGAGATGCCTCAGGAGGAGAGCACATCAGCCAAAGAAACCGAGACAGTTGAGGAAAGAACTGCATCAGAGGTGGAGGACGAGCAAACGGTCAAAACCGCGACACCTCTCTCTACTGTAAGCCTCCCTGacaaaagggagagggagaaagaactcTGCTTTGACCTCCCCAACGAGGACAAATGCTCAGAAGCTCCAATCTCTCATCTCTCCGTCCCAGAGGACACTGTACAGAGTCCTCTGGCGCCCAAGAAAGAGACCCAGCTCACCAAGTCCGACAGGCAGATCATCGAGAAGATCCGCAGCTACTACGAGGCAGCTGAGGCCGAGGCAGGAGATGCAGGAGAAGGTGACAGCATCCCCACCCCCAGGAGAAACAGcttctccctcatcatccccACCGGCCTGGTCAAAGACTCTGTGTCCCGCTTTGCTGTCTTTGGCCACCAGGACAGCTTGTGTGACTCGGAGAGCGGGCGCTCCGATGGGGGGGCAGAACCAGAGCCTGAGTTAGAGCTGCCTGACCAGGGAGAGGGAGCCCTCAGTCCAGATTGTTCCTCCACTTCTGCTGCTGATTCCCAGGAAGATCACAGCCAGGAACCAGGTCAGGGTGAGCCTGCTGTGGAGGAATGTAGCAGGTTTGAGCCAGGGAGCGAGCTCCTCCCCTACAAAGAGTTGATGAAGGagtggaaagagaaggagaaagtagGAGCCGCTGTTAGTACAGAGAAGGAAATCACACTTAACCTGTTAACAGACATAAACAAAGAGCCCTCATGCAGTAATGAAGCAGCCAAAGTGATCACAGGAGACCAGCAAGTAATCAACGGTCACGGTGATCCAAGTGATCTGGACTCAGAACCTAAAGAGGCCCAGAAAGACTCCACTGTCCCTCCACTTACAGGCCTCCACAACAGTAAGACCGCCCCAGTGTCCCAGGCTGGGTTGGGAAGAATCAGAGACAGGAGCTCCCTCACTGAGAACCTAGAGGGCCTACCCAGCCAGATCAAGGTGGGCCGCTGGTCCCGCCACTGTAAGATGGTGTCCTCCAGCCAGACCCTGTACGAGGGGGCAGCGGTCGCAGACGTGGCAGGGATAGGCCTGTTCGAGGCCAGCCCCGGTGATCCATGTCTGGTGGAGAACTCGGAGAGGATCCTCAGTAAGGTTCAAATGCTGGCTCGCATGTACAGCGCCAAGGCCAGCATCATGAAGGTGCCTCTTCACCAcaagagggtgtgtgtgggtcGTGCACCGTGGACCGGCACCACCAGGCACAGTGTCCCTCCTCAGGCCCAGCCACCACAGCAGCATCATGGGGAGAAGATTACAATAAAGAGAGCTCAGAGCCATTCCACTG GTTGCCAGGAGATTACTTCAGTCTCTTCAGAACCCCAGCTCTTTGGCCACATCCTTGTCAGTGAACAGCTGTCCCCCACCTACCGCCAGCAGGAGAATAGCTACGTCCTGGCCGGACCCAGGGACAGTGTTTCCAACCTGGGATCCACGTCCATtacctctccaccctcctcccctctgacCACCCCACCAAAAAACCCTCAGGTTGGGCCTGAGGAGGTAGTGACGACTAATGTGGAGGCGAAGCTTATGGAGAACCAATCTGAGGAAGTAATCTCAGAAGCTGAGATGCAGAGGCCTCACTCCAAGAAGGGCTTCCCAGTCCAGGAAGGCCCCATCCAAGGGGTAAGGTTTGAGGTTCCAGCTGATGGTCATCCAGGGACACCAGAGATGTCTGTGAATCTCAGCAGGACTCAGGCAGAGCAGAAAGGACATCATCTGTACTCCATCAGGGAAGATCCTTCTCTGGGGACAGCAACCTCTTTAGCAGGCCCATGTGGGAACAAGGACAGGTTTCCAGGGGTTGGCGCTGCAGAGGAACTGATGAATACCATCCAACAGCAGGCTCCAACTGAACCAGAGACAAGCCAGTTGGTGAAGCCAGACGAAGACAATTTAAACACCAAGATAATGACGCCTTATGTGGCCAGTGGGGCTGAGAGGGGGAGTTCACCCCAGGTGGCCCCTGGTCATCAAAGTAAAGCTGAATCCACCAAAGAGAAACCACGAGATGCCACTCTAGATGATCGGGATGTTTCGCCTGCATCGTCAAAGATTTCCCCTCACAGCTCCGACACGTCTCCCACACAACAGAGGTCCATCTCTGGACTAACTGAGGGGTCAAACCCCTTAGTGCAGCATCCCACTCAGTCACCTATGACTGAACCCATGCAAGCAACACATACATCTGGTCAGAGAGTCAAGGAGAGTCAAGTCCCAGAGGATTCCAAAGAAAAAGAGGGGGGCATGGTTCCCCATCCGTGGTCATCGCTCCAAAGCCCGGCGCCTATACCTCCACCAGGGGTGCAGTCCTCTGACTGTTTGCCTAAGTTCACCAGCCAAAGACCACCCAACCTGCACCTGCCCACTAGCATGGGTAGAAGGAGCCTTCCTATCAATTGGAACGGATCAAACAACGCCACACTCCCCAGCCAAAG ACTACCACCTGCTCCACTGAAGTCCAGAGAGCCAGGCCAGGATCCTTCAGCCCCATCCATCCATGCCTCTGGGTTGTCCCCCATCAGACAGCCTTCCTCCCAGTCTTCACTGGAGAGATCAGCCACCCTGCCTCCAGGTATTTGCCATCCCATGGATGCCAAGCCCCCCTCcgccttcagccccagtctccaccatcgctctccctctccaatCAGGGgactcccctgctcctctcccaccccttctGCCTTGACCAAGTCCCTGGCCGCCTTCTGCATCAGCCAGTCCATCAGCCAGAGTCTGGCCAAGAACAACGCTCGCCTCCAGGACCAGGCCACCCCTTCCCCAGGTAGTCCAGCGCCTCTGGCTCCCGCTCCCACTGCCTCCCCACTCAGGATGAGGTCTCCCTCCCCCAAACTCACCTCTGGCCCTAGTGGCCCCCCTCTGAGTCCCCCTTCCCCACTCCGGTCTACTTCACTTCGCTCCAGTCCATGCgcatccccatccccagccctgTCCCCCCCACCATACCGCAGCCAGCACTCAGTCTCCCCAGCCCCCCCAGTCAGCCTGCATCACACTGCCTCTTCCTCTGCCTCCCCCCGGCCCAGGCCTGTTGCCCTAGCCCAGCCATGTCATATTGGTTTGAATGgaaatagcaacaacaacaacaacaccactaaCGGAGGATTGGCCGTGAATCACCGGAAGCCACCGTTAGCGAGTACCAATAGTATACCCCATCCCCATGATTCTCACTGGAGTGGTTCTGCTCACACTTCCAACAGAGTGGCAAGGCCCTTCTCTGCCTCGGAGCCCAGCTCACGAGTGcagtccccctctccctccccatctccattCAGCAGGATCTGCTCCCCACCCCCTGTCCAGAATCATACAGGCCCTCTGATGAACAAGCCCCCCAACCCTAGAAGCACCCGGGCAGGAGGGGCTAGCCCCTTCAACCACCTGGGCCTCTCCCTAGAGCTCCCCAGGACCTCCTCAGCCTGCTCCTCAGGCATCACCTCCCCTTGTATTACCTCCCCACCGCCCATCGGGGTTCCTGCCAATGTGTGGGGAGTCGCCGCTCCTCAGCCGCGGCATGCCAAATTGGcattcccttcctcctccatAGCCTCACCCACATGGAGAGGTGGCTTATCCCCCACCCCCTCCATTCAGAGAAGCTACAGCAccacctcccctcccccatctgGTTTCTCCTCATGCTCTCCAAACCCTTCTCAGAACCTGCGGAGGACCAAGGGGAGCAGCCTGCCCTTCCTCAGCCTGGCTGACCGACCACCCAGCCCAGtcaggaatgggagaaggtcatgggTAGAGAGCGGAAGGCGCAGGGCGGTGGGTGCGGAGCAGGAATCTGGGCTGATGAGTCCCCGAGGGGGATCCTACTCCAACAGTGACTCCTACAGCGGCTCCAACAGCGGCTCCCCATCCTGCCTCAGCCCCTGCACCTTGTCCCCTGTCAGACTGGCCCCTGGGAAGAGCAACCACGGCGGGCAACACTTCACCAGCATTGCCTGGCCCGACGTACGAGAACTCCTGACCAAGTATGACAGTGGAGACAGCCCTGACCGGAGCGCTCCGACTTCCCCTGTCTGGCCTCAGGATGAGTGGGGTGACCCAGACCTTGAGGAGGACAGTTGCCGGAGCCGCCTGATCTGTCCCTATGTGCCTCGGGCCTCCCCAGCCCCAGACATGGGCGCACCCATCCAGTGCCCTCACAGGAGTGAGCCAAAGCCAGAGGACGCCTCCTCAATGCAGGCAGCCAGAAGGACTCTAAAGACTAGCTATGCTACCACTGTGAACCTGCAGATTGCTGGCAGTGGGCGAATCACTTCCTTCAGCAACACCCAGGTGAGCTTGAGCCAGACCTTAGCCCCTGTGGTAGACAGCCAGGGCAGACGGAGAGTCAGCATCAATGCCTGCAACCTCACCCTTCCTGTTCCCCAGAACTGCAACAGGCTGTGA